In Phoenix dactylifera cultivar Barhee BC4 chromosome 11, palm_55x_up_171113_PBpolish2nd_filt_p, whole genome shotgun sequence, the following are encoded in one genomic region:
- the LOC120112361 gene encoding E3 ubiquitin-protein ligase RZF1-like, whose translation MASSAALPPNQNNHAAGVSGGEGYAANSGGSTAGRQPLTFWCHECDMSVTLLPSSSSSSSSSSPPHLLCPECRGEFLEEMELPASPPPRHDQTLTLTLSLSDSDSDSDDPDDVDGIGDSPDGDDRRRRRRALNQAYLRRLIRQLTAGEGRSLTLPLPVRGPSPAPQASIDALPSVQISNPSLLCAVCKDEFPLHSNARQLPCSHLYHSDCIVPWLSLHNSCPVCRFRLPSVDSSAAPAAADHRRPRMSVRFGSFFDDDDDDDDGDDGGGVLAIRTALHRIRRRHRQMLRARPSASAVGEASPTQMAQAETGSSGPATSGETVSSEWPVEGGGGSAGGRVDDEGDAVMSDIRVDLFD comes from the coding sequence ATGGCGTCCTCCGCCGCCCTTCCGCCGAACCAAAACAACCACGCCGCTGGTGTGAGCGGCGGAGAGGGCTACGCCGCCAACTCCGGCGGCAGCACCGCGGGCCGTCAACCCCTGACTTTCTGGTGCCACGAGTGCGACATGAGCGTGAcgctccttccctcctcctcatcctcctcctcctcctcctcccctccccaTCTCCTCTGCCCCGAGTGCCGCGGCGAATTCCTCGAGGAGATGGAGCTCCCCGCCTCCCCCCCTCCCCGCCACgaccaaaccctaaccctaaccctctcCCTTTCCGACTCCGACTCTGACTCCGACGACCCTGACGACGTCGACGGCATCGGCGACTCCCCCGACGGCGACGACCGACGCCGCCGCCGGCGCGCGTTAAACCAGGCCTACCTCCGCCGCCTCATCCGCCAACTCACCGCCGGAGAAGGCCGCTCCCTCACCCTCCCCCTCCCCGTCCGTGGGCCATCGCCGGCCCCCCAAGCCTCCATCGACGCCCTCCCTTCCGTCCAGATCTCCAACCCCTCCCTCCTCTGCGCCGTCTGCAAGGACGAGTTCCCCCTCCATTCCAACGCCCGCCAGCTCCCTTGCTCCCACCTCTACCACTCTGACTGCATCGTCCCCTGGCTCTCCCTCCACAACTCCTGCCCCGTCTGCCGCTTCCGCCTCCCCTCCGTCGACTCCTCCGCCGCCCCCGCCGCCGCGGACCACCGCCGACCCCGCATGTCTGTCCGGTTCGGGAGCttctttgatgatgatgatgatgatgatgatggggaTGATGGCGGTGGAGTCCTGGCCATCCGGACCGCGCTCCACCGCATCAGGAGGAGGCACCGCCAGATGCTGCGAGCGCGGCCGTCAGCGTCCGCGGTGGGTGAGGCATCCCCCACTCAGATGGCGCAGGCTGAGACGGGGTCGTCTGGGCCGGCTACCAGTGGGGAGACGGTGTCATCGGAATGGCCGGTGGAAGGGGGAGGAGGATCGGCTGGTGGAAGGGTGGATGATGAGGGGGATGCTGTGATGTCAGATATTAGGGTGGATTTGTTCGATTGA